A genomic region of uncultured Roseibium sp. contains the following coding sequences:
- a CDS encoding TRAP transporter small permease: protein MKAFHAVLRVLAGAAAFLFILAGCMLTYEVSARYLFVAPTIWAAELSQLCLIWGSMIGMPWLLKTNQHIAVDAVTERLGATAQRACRVLAMTAIALFSAVVAWKGGGIFYDSFERGRTTGSMLDLPTWVSELAIPVGFVLLFVQAVIELGKAVAGAAPRGGHAS from the coding sequence ATGAAAGCGTTCCACGCTGTCCTGCGGGTGCTTGCAGGAGCCGCAGCGTTCCTGTTCATTCTTGCCGGGTGCATGCTGACCTATGAGGTCAGCGCCCGCTACCTGTTTGTCGCGCCGACGATCTGGGCGGCGGAACTGTCCCAGCTGTGTCTCATCTGGGGCAGCATGATCGGGATGCCCTGGCTGCTGAAGACAAATCAGCACATCGCGGTCGACGCGGTGACCGAGCGGCTCGGCGCAACGGCCCAACGGGCCTGCCGTGTCCTGGCCATGACCGCGATTGCGCTCTTCAGTGCGGTAGTCGCCTGGAAGGGGGGCGGCATCTTCTACGATTCCTTCGAACGAGGCCGGACCACCGGATCGATGCTGGATCTGCCGACCTGGGTCTCGGAACTCGCCATTCCGGTTGGCTTCGTGCTGCTCTTCGTCCAGGCCGTGATCGAACTTGGCAAGGCGGTCGCAGGAGCGGCCCCGCGCGGCGGGCATGCCTCATGA
- the rpsP gene encoding 30S ribosomal protein S16: MATKIRLARGGSKKRPYYRIVVADIRSPRDGRFIEKVGSYDPMLPKDSEDRVKLDVERIQYWLGNGAKPTDRVHRFLDAAGLLKREPRNNPKKAELGAKAKERLEAKRQAEEDAAAAAAEASETASEGAAEEAAAE; encoded by the coding sequence ATGGCTACGAAAATTCGCCTTGCTCGAGGCGGTTCCAAAAAACGCCCGTACTACCGCATCGTTGTTGCCGATATCCGCTCGCCGCGCGATGGCCGCTTCATTGAAAAAGTCGGCAGCTATGATCCGATGCTTCCGAAGGATTCCGAAGATCGCGTAAAGCTCGACGTCGAGCGCATCCAGTACTGGCTCGGCAACGGTGCGAAGCCGACCGATCGCGTGCACCGCTTTCTCGATGCTGCCGGCCTGCTGAAGCGCGAGCCGCGCAACAACCCGAAAAAGGCGGAACTCGGCGCGAAAGCCAAGGAACGCCTTGAAGCCAAGCGTCAGGCCGAGGAAGACGCCGCTGCAGCTGCTGCAGAAGCTTCGGAAACTGCGAGCGAAGGTGCTGCGGAAGAAGCGGCAGCCGAATAA
- a CDS encoding chorismate mutase, with product MSNAETQLGRSEAVNELKALRSSIDNIDAALINMLAERFKCTQKVGVLKATNDLPPADPAREKIQIERLRRLAAEANLDPDFAEKFLNFIVREVIRHHEAIAAEAGN from the coding sequence ATGAGCAACGCCGAAACCCAGCTGGGCCGGAGCGAGGCGGTCAACGAACTGAAGGCTCTCAGATCGTCCATCGACAATATCGACGCGGCATTGATCAACATGCTCGCCGAAAGGTTCAAGTGCACCCAGAAAGTGGGTGTTCTGAAGGCCACCAACGACCTGCCGCCGGCTGACCCGGCGCGGGAAAAGATTCAGATCGAGCGGCTTCGGCGGCTTGCCGCAGAAGCCAATCTCGATCCTGATTTTGCCGAGAAATTCCTGAACTTCATCGTTCGCGAAGTGATCCGGCACCATGAAGCCATTGCCGCAGAAGCCGGCAACTGA
- the dctP gene encoding TRAP transporter substrate-binding protein DctP, with the protein MKSLAWALGAAVALGLSTGAAFAADTTLRISLQLPLKSHLGQNLLLFKEEVEKNSNGDIAVEIYDSAQLYKDKEVPAAVGSGAIEMGVASLTRYVGDIPAVDIFYQPFLFDTEDKVRAAVAPGSPVRAPLDEAIKDTGSTVLWWQAYGGAIMLSQGGPLKTPEDMKGKKVRVFGKTLGDFVNSAGGAPTLISGSEQYLAYQRGTVDIGMTGVSGVKSRKLWEVMDTISVTNHADIEFIVVVNSDFWNGLPEEQKAVIQAAALKAENDVRNRMAEIEAAAYAAAEENGMTVYRPTADEIAAWKAVSQPVYDTYSEKAGALGQTVMDAAKGL; encoded by the coding sequence ATGAAATCACTTGCCTGGGCCCTGGGCGCAGCCGTTGCGCTTGGCCTTTCCACCGGTGCTGCCTTTGCGGCAGACACGACCTTGCGCATTTCCCTGCAGTTGCCGCTCAAGAGCCACCTTGGCCAGAACCTTCTCCTGTTCAAGGAAGAGGTTGAAAAGAACTCGAATGGCGACATTGCCGTTGAAATCTATGATTCGGCGCAACTCTACAAGGACAAGGAAGTTCCTGCGGCAGTCGGATCCGGTGCGATTGAAATGGGCGTGGCGTCCCTCACGCGCTATGTCGGCGACATCCCCGCCGTCGACATCTTCTACCAGCCATTCCTGTTCGACACGGAAGACAAGGTGCGGGCCGCGGTCGCGCCGGGATCGCCCGTGCGTGCGCCGCTCGACGAAGCCATCAAGGACACGGGGTCGACCGTTTTGTGGTGGCAGGCCTATGGCGGTGCGATCATGCTGTCCCAGGGCGGCCCGCTGAAGACGCCGGAAGACATGAAGGGCAAGAAGGTCCGCGTGTTCGGCAAGACACTCGGCGACTTTGTGAACTCAGCCGGCGGTGCGCCGACGCTGATATCCGGTTCCGAACAATATCTTGCCTACCAGCGTGGCACGGTCGATATCGGCATGACCGGTGTTTCCGGTGTCAAATCGAGAAAGCTCTGGGAAGTGATGGACACGATCTCCGTGACCAACCACGCGGATATCGAGTTCATCGTTGTCGTGAACAGCGATTTCTGGAACGGGTTGCCGGAAGAGCAGAAGGCCGTCATCCAGGCGGCAGCGCTCAAGGCCGAGAATGACGTGCGCAACCGCATGGCCGAAATCGAGGCTGCGGCTTATGCAGCGGCGGAGGAAAACGGCATGACCGTCTACAGGCCGACAGCGGACGAAATCGCGGCCTGGAAGGCTGTGAGCCAGCCGGTCTATGACACCTATTCCGAAAAGGCGGGCGCGCTGGGCCAAACCGTGATGGACGCGGCAAAGGGCCTGTAA
- a CDS encoding TRAP transporter large permease, whose product MTTVLILVALFALLLIRVPVAFTLGGLGLALLLFGGFSPLMAPQAILSTLDGFILLAVPLFLLMSNILLKGGVGKDLFAAVHAWVGHWPGGLAVATIISCGIFAAISGSSVATAATIGTVAIPEMISRGYERRFVYGLLAAGGTLGILIPPSIPMIVYGFVTEQSVISLFLAGIGPGILLVVFFIAFAMIHARWFGGHTAEAAASGEERFWSSLRALPSVVLAAFVIGVIYTGIATPTEAAAIGFAVALVITGLVLRTLTWQGFKEAAYDSMVTTVAILLIVAGAKVFGKAITLYRIPQEISMFIGQNIDTPLAFILVVSVVLLIMGLVFEALSMVLIMTPVLLPAAMALGFDPIWFGVYMVVMVECALITPPVGLNLYVIQSVAKSSLADVSRGVLPFLALMLLSVVILYMWTDLALYIPFKL is encoded by the coding sequence ATGACCACAGTCCTGATCCTGGTTGCGCTGTTTGCGCTTCTGCTCATTCGGGTGCCGGTCGCCTTCACGCTGGGCGGCCTCGGGCTGGCCCTGTTGCTTTTCGGTGGATTCTCGCCATTGATGGCACCGCAGGCGATCCTTTCCACGCTGGACGGGTTCATTCTTCTCGCCGTGCCGCTTTTCCTGCTGATGTCGAACATCCTCCTGAAAGGGGGGGTCGGAAAGGACCTTTTTGCTGCCGTGCATGCCTGGGTCGGCCACTGGCCCGGCGGGCTGGCTGTCGCAACGATCATTTCCTGCGGGATTTTCGCTGCCATTTCCGGCTCTTCCGTTGCGACGGCCGCAACGATCGGGACGGTGGCGATCCCGGAAATGATCAGCCGCGGGTATGAGCGCCGCTTCGTCTACGGCCTGCTGGCCGCCGGCGGCACGCTCGGGATTCTGATCCCGCCGTCGATCCCGATGATCGTCTACGGGTTCGTCACCGAGCAGTCCGTCATCTCCCTGTTTCTTGCCGGGATTGGCCCCGGCATTCTTCTGGTGGTCTTCTTCATCGCATTCGCCATGATCCATGCGAGATGGTTCGGCGGGCACACGGCCGAGGCCGCCGCCAGCGGGGAAGAGCGGTTCTGGAGTTCACTCCGGGCTCTGCCTTCCGTGGTTCTGGCGGCGTTCGTCATCGGGGTGATTTATACCGGCATCGCCACGCCGACGGAGGCGGCGGCCATCGGTTTTGCGGTTGCGCTCGTGATCACCGGTCTCGTCCTGAGGACGCTGACATGGCAGGGCTTCAAGGAAGCCGCCTATGATTCCATGGTGACGACAGTCGCGATCCTTCTGATCGTCGCCGGAGCGAAGGTGTTCGGCAAGGCGATCACGCTTTACCGGATCCCGCAGGAAATCTCGATGTTCATCGGTCAGAACATCGACACGCCGCTGGCTTTCATCCTTGTGGTCTCGGTGGTGCTCCTGATCATGGGGCTTGTGTTCGAGGCGCTCTCCATGGTGCTGATCATGACGCCGGTCCTGCTGCCGGCAGCCATGGCGCTCGGTTTCGACCCGATCTGGTTCGGCGTCTACATGGTGGTGATGGTCGAGTGCGCCCTGATCACACCGCCGGTCGGGCTCAATCTCTATGTGATCCAGTCGGTGGCGAAATCCAGTCTTGCCGACGTGTCGCGCGGGGTACTGCCGTTTCTCGCGCTCATGTTGCTCTCGGTCGTGATCCTCTATATGTGGACCGATCTTGCGCTTTATATCCCGTTCAAACTCTGA
- a CDS encoding isocitrate lyase/PEP mutase family protein, with protein sequence MPSQADKLRHLLAKDTLHVMPCCFDALSAKLIEQADFDLTFMSGFAASASRIGQPDLGLMSYGEVLDHVGNITHAVDFPVIADGDTGYGNAMNVRRTVAGFAKAGAAAIMIEDQLSPKRCGHTPGKAVVSRDEAFDRIRAANDAREDGADILILARTDARHEHGLSEAIERAARFKELGADILFVEAPKTVAEMETVCRELPGPKMANIVEGGETPELSHKELEDIGFAIAAYPLTLMASAMKAMTETLSRLKTDTDRTPLMMDFTELRDRIGFNDYYETSSRYETSKRD encoded by the coding sequence ATGCCGTCCCAGGCCGACAAACTCAGACACCTGCTTGCAAAAGACACATTGCATGTCATGCCCTGCTGCTTCGACGCGCTGTCTGCCAAGCTGATCGAGCAGGCGGATTTCGACCTCACCTTCATGTCGGGCTTCGCGGCGTCGGCGTCCCGGATCGGGCAGCCGGATCTGGGGCTGATGTCCTATGGCGAGGTGCTCGATCATGTCGGCAACATCACCCATGCGGTCGATTTCCCGGTCATCGCCGATGGGGATACGGGATACGGCAACGCCATGAATGTGCGCCGGACGGTTGCCGGGTTCGCCAAGGCAGGGGCCGCCGCCATCATGATCGAGGACCAGCTGTCTCCCAAACGATGCGGGCATACACCCGGAAAGGCCGTCGTGTCGCGCGATGAGGCCTTCGACCGCATCAGGGCGGCCAACGATGCCAGGGAAGACGGCGCGGATATCCTCATCCTGGCGCGCACGGATGCGCGTCACGAGCACGGCTTGAGTGAAGCCATCGAACGCGCCGCGCGGTTCAAGGAGCTGGGTGCCGACATCCTCTTCGTCGAAGCCCCGAAAACCGTTGCCGAAATGGAGACGGTCTGCCGGGAGCTGCCGGGGCCGAAAATGGCGAATATCGTCGAAGGCGGGGAAACGCCGGAACTGTCTCACAAGGAACTTGAGGATATCGGGTTCGCGATCGCCGCCTATCCGCTGACGCTCATGGCGAGCGCGATGAAGGCAATGACGGAAACCCTTTCGAGGCTGAAAACGGATACCGACCGAACGCCCCTGATGATGGATTTCACCGAACTCAGGGACCGGATCGGCTTCAACGACTACTATGAGACGTCATCGCGCTACGAGACCTCGAAGCGGGATTAA
- the ffh gene encoding signal recognition particle protein, with protein MFESLSDRLSGIFDKLTGRGALSENDVNEAMREIRRALIEADVALPIVRSFTDKVRSRAVGAEVVKSVTPGQMVVKIVHDQLIEMLGAEAQPIDLNAPAPVAIMMVGLQGSGKTTTTAKIARRFTQRDKLRVLMASLDTRRPAAQEQLKVLGEQNEVDTLPIVEGQGPVEIANRAMSAAKLGGYDLVLLDTAGRIHIDEPLMIEMADVKAAAQPHEILLVADSLTGQDAVNLAQSFDERVGISGIVLTRMDGDGRGGAALSMQAVTGKPVKLIGTGEKSDALEDFHPKRIADRILGMGDIVSLVEKAAEAIDAEQAAKMAKKMQKGHFDLEDLAEQLKQMEKLGGMSGMMGMLPGVGKMKKQIEAANVDDKMFKRQIAIIQSMTPSERQKPDVLKASRKKRIAAGSGVQVAEVNKLLKMHRQMADMMKKMGKGKGMLGKLMGGLGGGMPDVDPKQLEEMAKSGQLPGGMDLPKGLPGGMPGGLGGPGLPPGMPGLPGLGGPKLPGLPGMGKGKKR; from the coding sequence ATGTTTGAAAGCCTGTCCGATCGACTAAGCGGAATTTTCGACAAGCTCACCGGCCGTGGTGCGCTGTCGGAAAACGACGTCAATGAAGCAATGCGCGAGATTCGCCGCGCATTGATCGAGGCTGACGTTGCCCTGCCGATCGTGCGCTCCTTCACGGACAAGGTCCGGAGCCGGGCGGTCGGCGCCGAAGTCGTCAAGTCGGTCACGCCGGGTCAGATGGTCGTCAAGATCGTCCATGACCAGCTCATCGAGATGCTCGGCGCGGAAGCGCAGCCGATCGACCTGAACGCGCCCGCGCCGGTGGCGATCATGATGGTCGGCCTGCAGGGGTCCGGTAAGACAACAACCACGGCCAAGATCGCCCGCCGCTTCACCCAGCGCGACAAGCTCAGGGTGCTGATGGCTTCGCTCGATACGCGCCGGCCGGCAGCGCAGGAACAGCTCAAGGTCCTCGGTGAGCAGAACGAAGTAGACACCCTGCCGATCGTCGAGGGACAGGGCCCGGTCGAGATCGCCAATCGTGCCATGTCCGCGGCCAAGCTCGGCGGTTATGACCTCGTCCTTCTGGATACCGCCGGACGCATTCACATCGACGAACCTCTCATGATCGAGATGGCGGACGTCAAGGCCGCCGCGCAGCCGCACGAGATCCTGCTTGTCGCCGATAGCCTGACCGGTCAGGACGCCGTCAATCTGGCGCAGAGCTTCGACGAACGTGTGGGGATCAGTGGTATCGTCCTGACGAGAATGGACGGGGATGGCCGCGGTGGTGCGGCGCTGTCGATGCAGGCGGTGACCGGCAAGCCGGTGAAACTCATCGGTACCGGTGAAAAATCCGATGCGCTGGAGGACTTCCATCCGAAACGGATCGCCGACCGGATTCTCGGGATGGGCGATATCGTATCGCTTGTCGAGAAAGCTGCGGAGGCCATCGATGCGGAACAAGCCGCGAAGATGGCGAAAAAGATGCAGAAAGGTCACTTCGACCTGGAAGATCTCGCCGAACAGCTGAAGCAGATGGAAAAGCTGGGCGGCATGTCCGGAATGATGGGCATGTTGCCGGGCGTCGGCAAGATGAAGAAACAGATCGAGGCTGCGAATGTCGACGACAAGATGTTCAAGCGCCAGATCGCCATCATTCAGTCGATGACCCCGTCCGAGCGGCAGAAGCCCGATGTTCTGAAGGCAAGCCGCAAGAAACGGATTGCAGCCGGTTCCGGTGTTCAGGTTGCCGAGGTCAACAAGCTCTTGAAGATGCACCGCCAGATGGCGGACATGATGAAAAAGATGGGCAAGGGCAAGGGCATGCTCGGCAAGCTGATGGGTGGCCTCGGCGGCGGAATGCCGGATGTCGATCCGAAGCAGCTTGAGGAAATGGCCAAGTCAGGCCAGCTTCCGGGCGGAATGGATCTGCCGAAAGGATTGCCCGGTGGCATGCCGGGCGGCCTGGGCGGTCCGGGCCTGCCACCTGGAATGCCGGGTCTTCCGGGCCTTGGCGGTCCGAAGCTTCCCGGTCTGCCGGGCATGGGGAAAGGCAAGAAGCGATGA